The Parabacteroides sp. AD58 genome includes a window with the following:
- a CDS encoding very short patch repair endonuclease, whose protein sequence is MPDHLTKEQIHRNMSAIRAKNTKPELLVRKFLFNRGFRYRINHPRLPGHPDLVLRKYRTVIFVNGCFWHGHENCKYFHLPKTNIDFWSNKIERNKERDKKEQCQLAAMGWHCITVWECQLKPKVREQTLESLAYTLNHIFLEDRKLRTYEQPNTTDSLMAAEPEAVYERKSQE, encoded by the coding sequence ATGCCTGACCATCTAACCAAAGAACAGATACATCGTAATATGTCTGCCATTCGTGCCAAGAACACGAAACCTGAATTATTGGTTCGGAAGTTCCTTTTTAACCGAGGCTTCCGCTATCGGATAAATCATCCGCGTCTTCCAGGCCATCCTGATTTGGTACTTCGCAAATACCGAACAGTCATTTTTGTGAATGGTTGCTTTTGGCATGGTCATGAAAACTGTAAATACTTTCATCTGCCCAAAACCAACATTGATTTTTGGTCAAATAAAATAGAAAGGAATAAAGAACGTGACAAAAAGGAACAATGCCAGCTTGCTGCTATGGGCTGGCATTGTATTACAGTTTGGGAGTGTCAACTAAAACCTAAAGTTCGCGAACAAACGCTTGAGTCATTAGCTTATACTTTGAATCATATTTTTCTCGAAGATAGAAAACTAAGAACCTACGAACAACCAAATACAACAGATTCACTTATGGCAGCAGAACCTGAAGCTGTTTATGAAAGGAAAAGTCAAGAATAA
- a CDS encoding DUF3883 domain-containing protein, with amino-acid sequence MRKELKRYSSIGNRAGILLLCRKVLTGNIEDLSSIGASCSFINGIDLNFKCGIIAFEEIKLISIVDNKCQAKDILYSHEDENLFIAQLCRFCMNALIDMDLINIEYLKYNEIKNAFQIPMYAFSMECSVYRNLLITFGALIPDGTLFTINECFESEFSKRVAHKRKISQEQLLTQLEKERVIGEKGEEFVISYEKKRCPFTLQQQSKIKQISVIDASAGFDILSLDDEISQTKRYIEVKTYSGNVHFYWSSNEIEAAQLRAEKYFLYLVDYSQIEKDNYTPIIIQNPYFNVRNLSIWDIRPSSFLISTSCSSDQLREIIKPIQHQSIPYTLDCNEPYMMVADSPFETFKWTDVNQEIMHVFGDSGTILIGGYKNKRQLAWILETGIYNIRLGRRAGSVLGQKKCVEEAENLILYDIYNPKIFQVYNINGHCERKKEDMIALKYPTRCPGSLYMTFEITRNAALETYMDKNIISNLLANLENHKKGTPLFIEP; translated from the coding sequence ATGCGCAAAGAGCTAAAAAGATATAGTTCCATTGGAAACAGAGCTGGTATACTACTTTTGTGTAGAAAGGTTCTTACTGGTAATATAGAAGATTTATCTTCCATTGGAGCTTCGTGTTCTTTTATAAATGGCATTGACCTAAACTTTAAATGTGGCATCATAGCTTTTGAGGAAATAAAACTCATTTCAATAGTTGATAACAAGTGTCAGGCTAAAGACATTTTGTATTCACATGAAGATGAAAATCTGTTTATAGCCCAATTATGCCGTTTCTGCATGAATGCTCTGATTGACATGGATTTGATAAATATAGAATATCTCAAATATAATGAGATAAAAAATGCCTTTCAAATTCCCATGTATGCATTTAGCATGGAGTGTTCCGTTTATAGAAATCTGCTTATAACATTTGGCGCATTAATTCCTGATGGAACTCTCTTTACTATTAATGAATGTTTTGAATCTGAGTTCTCAAAACGTGTTGCCCACAAACGCAAGATATCACAAGAGCAGTTATTGACACAACTTGAAAAGGAACGCGTCATAGGAGAAAAAGGAGAAGAATTTGTGATTTCGTATGAAAAGAAACGTTGTCCTTTTACCCTCCAACAGCAAAGCAAAATAAAGCAAATCTCCGTTATCGATGCATCTGCAGGCTTTGATATTCTTTCTTTAGATGATGAAATAAGTCAAACCAAACGCTATATTGAAGTTAAGACATATTCTGGAAACGTACATTTCTATTGGTCATCAAATGAGATAGAAGCAGCCCAATTAAGAGCAGAAAAATATTTTCTTTATTTAGTAGACTATTCTCAAATAGAGAAAGATAATTATACGCCTATAATAATTCAAAATCCATATTTTAATGTAAGAAATCTTTCTATTTGGGATATACGACCATCCTCATTCTTGATATCCACAAGCTGTTCTTCTGACCAATTGAGAGAAATCATTAAACCTATCCAGCATCAAAGCATTCCGTATACTCTTGATTGTAATGAGCCTTATATGATGGTTGCTGATTCCCCATTTGAAACCTTTAAATGGACAGATGTTAATCAAGAGATTATGCATGTCTTTGGCGACAGTGGAACTATTTTAATTGGTGGTTATAAAAATAAAAGACAATTAGCATGGATATTGGAAACTGGCATCTATAATATCCGCCTTGGAAGAAGAGCTGGTTCCGTACTTGGTCAGAAAAAATGTGTTGAAGAGGCTGAGAACCTGATACTTTATGACATCTACAATCCTAAAATATTTCAAGTATACAATATAAATGGCCATTGTGAAAGGAAGAAAGAAGATATGATAGCTTTGAAATATCCAACTAGATGCCCAGGAAGTTTATATATGACTTTTGAAATAACAAGAAATGCTGCACTTGAGACATATATGGACAAAAATATTATCAGCAATCTATTAGCAAACTTGGAGAATCATAAAAAAGGAACTCCTCTTTTTATCGAACCATAA
- a CDS encoding DEAD/DEAH box helicase, with amino-acid sequence MADTGVLLIKSLDKGFVIHGDTIKILQNRFAMMYLRRNLHHSVSGADIVIEDVTDINTIMSHVSVLAKYGKCEIHFDENVSEEIKAYEDREQSFAEFSKKAKDIRENHPVVSEFEDFKESLIKNMQARRLYTLQMLSAYHMAFAQNACNFSVPGAGKTSIVYGAYAYLKHLPESNPKHVDKLLIIGPLSSFGPWEHEYQECFGRKVESMRLIGGLSKEKKSLYLHGIDTCELTIASYQSVISIKDDLCFFLSRNKVMVVLDEAHKIKNTQGAITAASTMELAKLATSRVVLTGTPAPNGYEDLYNLFKFIWPDRDIISYNVAQLSNMSANSDDNRIPDLIERISPFFIRIKKSDLNIPPATYKEIPVPMSDTQRIVYDTIENKLMQSFDEDNDSPYLKKIRQAKMIRLMQAATNPELLRHSFNGAFDEDGNPIVESKEDSIFIGNILQFVGNEMPNKFIKACEIVKDIISQGGKVVIWASFIRNIEKMSQCLSDMGIPSKSLYGVTPVETADDEFESQMETREFIVREFNSDNSSFNVIIANPSAVAESISLHKKCHNAIYLERSFNAAHFIQSKDRIHRYGLPEDTITTYYYLISENSIDETINSRLQLKEKRLNQIMESMPIPLFDNNLEEGGIDDIKAIIYDYAQRAKKI; translated from the coding sequence ATGGCTGATACAGGAGTTTTGTTAATAAAATCCTTGGACAAGGGATTTGTGATACATGGTGATACTATAAAAATTTTACAGAATCGCTTTGCTATGATGTATTTACGTCGAAATCTACATCATTCAGTTTCTGGAGCAGATATTGTCATTGAAGACGTGACGGATATTAATACCATCATGTCTCATGTATCTGTACTAGCAAAATACGGAAAATGTGAGATTCATTTCGATGAAAATGTAAGCGAAGAGATAAAAGCATATGAAGATAGGGAACAGAGCTTTGCGGAGTTCTCCAAGAAGGCTAAAGACATTCGAGAGAACCATCCTGTTGTTTCTGAATTTGAAGACTTCAAAGAATCGTTAATAAAAAATATGCAGGCACGTCGTTTATATACCTTACAGATGCTATCTGCTTACCATATGGCGTTTGCACAAAACGCCTGTAATTTTTCTGTCCCTGGAGCTGGTAAAACAAGTATCGTATATGGTGCCTACGCTTATTTGAAACATTTACCTGAGTCTAATCCCAAGCACGTCGATAAACTGCTTATAATTGGTCCTCTTAGTTCGTTTGGTCCATGGGAACATGAATATCAGGAATGTTTCGGTAGAAAGGTTGAGTCTATGAGATTGATTGGCGGCCTTTCTAAGGAAAAGAAATCGTTGTATTTACATGGAATTGATACATGTGAATTAACGATTGCATCATATCAGTCGGTTATCTCGATCAAAGATGATCTTTGTTTCTTCTTATCACGTAACAAAGTGATGGTTGTACTTGATGAAGCGCATAAAATAAAAAACACTCAAGGAGCAATAACCGCTGCATCTACTATGGAGTTGGCAAAACTTGCTACGTCCCGAGTTGTCCTTACCGGTACACCCGCTCCCAATGGCTATGAAGACTTGTATAATCTGTTCAAATTTATCTGGCCAGACAGAGATATTATCTCATATAATGTTGCACAGCTTTCTAATATGTCAGCCAATTCGGATGATAACCGAATACCGGATTTGATTGAGAGAATATCACCTTTCTTCATTCGGATAAAGAAGAGCGACTTAAACATTCCTCCTGCAACTTATAAGGAAATACCGGTTCCTATGTCTGATACTCAGAGGATTGTTTATGATACGATAGAGAACAAACTTATGCAATCTTTTGATGAAGACAATGATTCTCCTTATCTGAAAAAAATTCGCCAAGCTAAAATGATTCGTCTCATGCAGGCTGCCACAAACCCAGAGCTATTAAGACACTCTTTTAATGGCGCATTTGATGAGGATGGAAATCCCATAGTAGAATCGAAAGAAGATAGCATCTTCATTGGCAATATCCTCCAATTTGTGGGTAATGAGATGCCAAATAAGTTTATCAAAGCTTGTGAGATTGTTAAAGATATCATTTCTCAAGGTGGGAAAGTGGTCATTTGGGCATCATTTATACGCAATATTGAGAAAATGAGTCAATGTTTAAGCGACATGGGAATTCCTTCTAAGTCTTTGTATGGAGTCACTCCTGTCGAAACCGCTGATGACGAGTTTGAAAGTCAGATGGAAACAAGAGAATTTATAGTGAGAGAATTCAATTCGGACAACTCGTCTTTTAACGTTATCATAGCAAACCCATCTGCTGTCGCTGAATCTATTTCTTTGCATAAGAAATGTCATAATGCAATATACCTAGAAAGATCTTTTAACGCAGCTCATTTCATCCAATCTAAAGATAGAATTCATCGATATGGGTTGCCTGAAGATACAATCACTACATATTACTATTTGATTTCAGAGAATTCAATTGATGAAACAATAAATTCCAGGCTTCAGTTAAAGGAGAAACGATTAAATCAAATAATGGAGAGTATGCCTATTCCTTTATTTGATAACAATTTGGAGGAAGGTGGAATTGATGATATAAAGGCTATTATTTACGATTATGCGCAAAGAGCTAAAAAGATATAG
- a CDS encoding DpnII family type II restriction endonuclease, with translation MKKIPYNSFLQSMTLFFVNDNIDEKYANLRKEKINQLKAEMSLINSRAGLQNYIRTYEDSLSNLLVILGVSNEMFKRVISMFRIQLGMIFQTEWDAKQTRKYMLTNDTMMERVCNLFLKGSCDSSLKAQLPGFKLANFIIDDNVMNRLKNDDFLAFLINKEFDTQYNSDLSNANIAKIDDTLNEICKILNLKLVRAPKVDPIGNGTRDIQVNYAIECPGKNLPIFYLKYSFNITTSKGQTDFKRSVKDLRDFIRNKNVEAKQIVVLDGAGWIGRQSDLRDAWDYCDYCLNLQHIEDLKEIIKL, from the coding sequence ATGAAAAAGATTCCTTACAACAGCTTTCTTCAATCGATGACTTTATTCTTTGTCAACGATAATATTGACGAGAAATATGCTAATCTAAGAAAAGAGAAGATTAATCAACTCAAAGCTGAAATGAGTTTGATTAACAGCCGTGCAGGTCTTCAAAATTACATAAGGACTTACGAAGATTCTCTTTCGAATCTTTTAGTTATTCTTGGCGTGAGCAACGAAATGTTCAAACGTGTAATCTCCATGTTCCGCATTCAACTTGGAATGATTTTCCAAACAGAATGGGATGCAAAACAGACTCGGAAATACATGCTTACAAATGATACAATGATGGAACGCGTTTGTAACTTGTTCTTGAAAGGTAGTTGTGACTCTTCTTTAAAAGCACAACTGCCGGGTTTCAAACTCGCCAATTTTATCATTGATGACAATGTTATGAACCGACTTAAGAATGACGATTTCCTCGCATTTTTAATTAACAAAGAATTCGATACTCAGTACAACTCGGATTTATCGAATGCAAACATAGCAAAGATTGATGATACTTTAAATGAAATCTGTAAAATATTAAATCTGAAACTAGTTCGTGCTCCTAAAGTTGACCCCATAGGCAATGGAACAAGAGATATTCAGGTGAATTACGCTATTGAGTGTCCAGGCAAGAACTTACCAATATTTTATTTGAAATATAGTTTCAACATCACAACGTCAAAAGGTCAGACTGACTTTAAAAGAAGCGTTAAAGACCTGCGCGATTTTATTCGCAATAAGAATGTAGAAGCAAAACAGATCGTTGTTCTTGATGGCGCAGGTTGGATTGGAAGACAGTCGGATTTACGTGACGCATGGGATTATTGCGACTATTGTTTGAACCTTCAGCACATAGAAGACCTTAAAGAAATAATAAAACTATAG
- the dcm gene encoding DNA (cytosine-5-)-methyltransferase has translation MKKVKEKYTFIDLFAGLSGIRIGFEQAASDLGVKTQCALTSEIKPAAIEALKNRYPNEKVDYNIYDVHADMIPEGIDVLLGGFPCQPFSAAGKGLGFLDTRGTLFFEIERIIHEFTQRGQKPAGFILENVEGLMKHGGEVKGSPYGKTLTTIVTKLELAGYNVEVLLLDSADFGLAQSRKRVYILGIDKTRGKIDVKDLPHSSKKFGEVKESGLPTDNGDFAKALLKHYKPEEIEGKYIKDKRGGSRNIHSWDLELRGKVTKKQKELLNILLKERRKKKWAQIIGIDWMDGMPLTLEQIQTFYNDIRLPEMLDDLVKKGYLTFEHPKKKILIEANGNIGYRREPDATKPKGYNIVTGKLSFEYSQFLDSNDITPTLVAMDMSRVGVVDGDGIRHLSISEGLKLFGYEDYDLNYLENRKDGHEIAFDLLGNSVCVPVIKVISDRLLRKLIAN, from the coding sequence ATGAAAAAAGTGAAAGAAAAATATACATTTATAGATTTATTTGCTGGCCTTAGTGGTATTAGAATTGGATTTGAACAAGCCGCAAGTGATTTAGGTGTCAAGACACAATGTGCCCTCACTTCTGAAATCAAACCTGCTGCTATCGAAGCCCTCAAAAATAGATATCCAAACGAGAAAGTTGACTACAATATATATGACGTCCATGCAGATATGATTCCGGAAGGAATAGACGTTCTGCTCGGCGGATTTCCATGCCAGCCATTCAGTGCTGCTGGAAAAGGCTTGGGTTTCTTAGATACAAGAGGTACACTATTCTTCGAGATAGAACGTATCATTCACGAATTTACTCAGAGAGGTCAGAAACCCGCAGGCTTTATCCTAGAAAATGTGGAAGGTTTGATGAAGCACGGAGGAGAGGTTAAAGGAAGCCCTTATGGAAAGACTCTTACTACCATCGTAACGAAATTGGAACTTGCAGGTTATAATGTAGAGGTATTATTGCTAGACTCAGCTGATTTTGGATTAGCTCAGTCAAGGAAACGTGTATATATTCTTGGTATAGACAAGACAAGGGGGAAAATAGATGTGAAAGATTTACCTCATTCGTCCAAGAAATTTGGTGAAGTAAAGGAGTCTGGTCTACCAACAGACAATGGGGACTTTGCAAAAGCATTGCTCAAACATTACAAACCTGAAGAAATTGAAGGCAAATATATCAAGGATAAGCGTGGTGGTTCAAGGAACATACATAGTTGGGATCTTGAGCTACGAGGAAAAGTGACAAAAAAACAGAAGGAACTTCTTAATATACTCCTAAAAGAACGTAGAAAAAAGAAATGGGCACAAATTATCGGTATTGATTGGATGGACGGTATGCCTCTTACGTTGGAACAGATTCAAACGTTCTATAATGACATCAGACTTCCAGAAATGCTTGACGATCTTGTTAAGAAAGGTTATCTCACCTTTGAGCACCCAAAGAAAAAGATACTTATTGAGGCTAATGGGAATATCGGTTACAGGCGAGAACCAGATGCGACTAAACCTAAAGGGTATAATATTGTAACAGGAAAACTGAGCTTCGAATATAGCCAGTTCCTTGATTCAAATGACATTACTCCGACCTTAGTCGCTATGGACATGTCTAGAGTTGGTGTAGTCGATGGTGATGGTATTCGTCATCTTTCTATTTCTGAAGGATTAAAGCTCTTTGGTTATGAAGACTATGACCTTAATTATCTTGAAAATAGAAAAGATGGTCACGAAATAGCTTTTGACTTATTAGGTAACTCTGTCTGTGTTCCTGTTATTAAGGTAATTTCCGACAGATTATTAAGAAAACTTATTGCGAACTGA
- a CDS encoding helix-turn-helix transcriptional regulator: MEKKVYKNRIRVVLAEKMITNTYLAEQLGVSKMTISRWCTNTTQPSAPQLIEISQVLQCDLKDLYETEK, translated from the coding sequence ATGGAGAAGAAAGTATATAAAAATAGAATTAGAGTTGTCTTGGCTGAGAAGATGATCACAAATACATATTTGGCAGAGCAGCTTGGTGTATCAAAAATGACAATAAGCCGATGGTGTACCAATACTACACAACCAAGCGCACCGCAATTAATAGAGATATCACAAGTGCTGCAGTGTGATTTGAAAGATTTGTATGAAACGGAAAAGTAA
- a CDS encoding ATP-binding protein gives MQIHNNTLIAECSSYDFKEMLERKKVKSWLKSVSAFANTDGGSLFYGVNDDGVIVGLENPQADADFISEMIKARLDPVPEVQLIPIEHEGRNLLEVKVKAGTLTPYYYYQDGTRTAYTRVGNESVECNSQQLLSLVLKGTHMTWDSLPTQVAANKHSFVILANTFREQTHQEWNDKYLESFGLVTSDGKLTNAGLLFVDNCTVFQSRIFCTRWTGLYKDDAISSVEHRANLVLLLKYGMDFIKNYTMSGWVKMPNYRLNLPDYSDRAIFEGLVNHLIHRDYTVMGGEVHIDIYDDRVELVSPGAMLDGTQIQDRDIYKVPSMRRNPVIADMFTQLDYMEKRGSGLRKMRELTEKLPNFLPGKEPQYQTEAISFYTTFYNLNWGENGRIPIEEVANRVNSSLEKYSMDEKSSVKTFGDLQKSSVKTFGDLQNSSVKQKRLGRTAQSILDLVISDGSISQDKMAEKIGVSKRAIEMQIANLKAKGLLVREGADHGGYWRIVINPKAEE, from the coding sequence ATGCAAATTCATAACAATACATTAATAGCGGAATGCTCGTCTTACGATTTTAAGGAAATGCTGGAGCGTAAGAAAGTAAAGTCATGGCTTAAATCTGTGTCGGCTTTTGCCAATACGGACGGTGGCAGCTTGTTCTATGGAGTAAACGATGACGGAGTGATTGTAGGTTTGGAGAATCCGCAAGCAGATGCCGACTTTATCAGTGAAATGATAAAGGCTAGACTTGACCCAGTACCTGAAGTACAACTTATCCCAATTGAACATGAAGGACGTAACCTGCTTGAAGTAAAAGTAAAGGCTGGAACGCTGACGCCATATTATTATTATCAAGACGGAACACGTACAGCTTATACACGAGTCGGTAATGAAAGTGTAGAGTGCAATTCGCAACAACTTCTTTCATTGGTATTAAAGGGTACGCACATGACCTGGGATTCGCTGCCTACACAAGTGGCTGCAAATAAACATTCTTTCGTTATCCTTGCCAACACTTTCCGTGAGCAAACCCATCAGGAATGGAATGATAAGTATTTGGAATCATTCGGACTTGTCACATCTGACGGTAAACTGACCAATGCCGGATTGCTGTTTGTGGATAATTGCACTGTATTCCAATCACGTATTTTCTGCACCCGTTGGACAGGACTTTATAAAGACGATGCTATCAGTTCCGTGGAACATCGGGCAAATCTTGTATTGCTTTTGAAATATGGTATGGACTTCATCAAGAATTATACCATGAGCGGATGGGTGAAGATGCCGAACTATCGACTTAACCTTCCCGACTATTCCGATCGTGCAATCTTTGAAGGGTTGGTAAACCATCTTATCCATAGAGACTACACAGTAATGGGTGGTGAAGTACATATTGACATCTATGATGACCGAGTAGAATTGGTATCACCAGGTGCAATGCTTGATGGTACACAAATTCAAGACCGGGACATATACAAAGTGCCGTCCATGCGCCGTAATCCAGTTATTGCGGATATGTTTACTCAATTGGACTATATGGAGAAACGTGGTTCGGGCTTAAGGAAAATGCGGGAACTTACGGAGAAACTGCCTAATTTCCTGCCGGGCAAAGAACCACAATATCAAACGGAAGCAATTTCTTTCTATACCACATTCTATAATCTGAATTGGGGAGAGAACGGAAGGATACCTATAGAGGAAGTGGCTAACAGAGTAAATAGCAGCCTAGAAAAGTACTCTATGGATGAAAAATCTTCGGTGAAAACTTTCGGTGATTTACAGAAATCTTCGGTGAAAACCTTCGGTGATTTGCAAAATTCTTCGGTGAAACAAAAGCGATTGGGACGGACTGCACAAAGCATTCTTGACCTTGTAATATCAGATGGTTCTATATCTCAAGATAAGATGGCGGAAAAAATAGGGGTCAGTAAACGAGCCATTGAAATGCAGATTGCAAATCTAAAAGCCAAAGGATTGCTTGTCAGAGAGGGAGCAGATCACGGTGGCTATTGGCGTATTGTAATTAATCCTAAAGCAGAAGAATAG
- a CDS encoding IS4 family transposase, translated as MNKNRHIIGELQEFFANNDSSKAINSISTIMNSIRIQSRVIGSIKNPNCKFTCLQVLQLLVLFPFFSIKNAANYSSSALGRMFVCHKDMFYRFMNDGNVNWRRIIYSIFRQLYSRVKRRTTLKSDIRCVIIDDTDLPKTGFKTEKIGKVFSHTQMKSILGFKAMFLCFTDGVSQFLLDFSLHGEEGKRSDKPQGLSKKQTEARYCKEHSGDERIARRSAEYFASKIETAISMLKRSIIEGVRFDYLLVDSWFTCSELLKFVVSRHFGCHLIGMIKMGKTKYETDLGNKTAPELIKIFQKSRNVKYSRSIGYYTATVSAKISGIKVSLFFYRRGKKGNWNALLTSDLKLDAKEAFRLYSRRWVIEVAHKEMKQNLKLGKNQCRDFAGQIAGISLCVLQYNILSYVKRNESYETIGGLFAEISKNSVELSVAEKIWLLIVEVINVIAEVLNCDAMVLTEQVISNDKQIKAVKQAFDRLTPAA; from the coding sequence ATGAACAAAAATAGACATATTATCGGTGAACTCCAAGAGTTTTTTGCAAACAATGACTCCAGCAAGGCAATAAACAGCATCTCAACCATTATGAACAGCATAAGAATACAAAGTAGAGTCATCGGGTCAATTAAGAATCCGAATTGCAAATTCACCTGTCTTCAGGTGTTGCAGTTGCTTGTTCTGTTCCCGTTCTTTTCAATTAAAAATGCAGCCAACTATTCGTCTTCTGCTTTGGGCAGGATGTTTGTCTGCCACAAAGATATGTTCTATCGTTTCATGAACGACGGCAACGTCAATTGGCGACGTATCATCTATTCGATTTTCAGGCAATTGTATTCACGTGTGAAACGCAGGACGACATTGAAGTCGGACATCAGGTGTGTCATCATCGATGATACAGACCTTCCAAAGACCGGATTCAAGACCGAGAAGATTGGCAAGGTATTCTCTCATACCCAAATGAAGTCTATACTTGGCTTCAAGGCAATGTTCCTCTGCTTTACGGATGGTGTATCCCAGTTTCTCCTTGACTTTTCTCTCCATGGAGAGGAGGGAAAACGAAGCGATAAGCCACAGGGGTTATCCAAGAAACAGACGGAGGCTCGCTATTGCAAGGAACACTCAGGGGATGAGCGTATTGCCAGGCGTAGCGCTGAGTATTTTGCAAGTAAGATTGAGACGGCCATCAGTATGCTCAAACGCTCAATCATAGAGGGTGTACGTTTCGATTATCTTCTTGTTGACAGCTGGTTTACCTGCTCTGAACTTTTGAAGTTCGTAGTCTCAAGGCACTTTGGATGCCACCTTATCGGAATGATAAAGATGGGCAAAACCAAGTATGAGACAGATCTTGGAAACAAGACAGCGCCTGAACTTATCAAGATTTTCCAGAAATCCAGGAACGTAAAGTATAGCCGCTCAATCGGTTACTACACAGCAACTGTATCTGCTAAAATCTCCGGCATTAAGGTCAGTCTGTTCTTTTACAGAAGAGGCAAGAAGGGCAACTGGAATGCTCTACTTACCTCTGACCTTAAACTTGATGCCAAAGAAGCCTTCAGACTTTATTCAAGAAGATGGGTTATCGAAGTGGCTCACAAAGAGATGAAGCAAAACCTGAAACTCGGAAAGAACCAGTGCAGAGACTTCGCCGGACAGATTGCAGGCATATCATTGTGCGTACTACAGTACAATATACTCAGTTATGTCAAACGCAATGAATCATACGAAACTATCGGAGGACTCTTTGCCGAAATTTCAAAGAACTCTGTCGAACTTTCAGTAGCAGAAAAAATCTGGCTGCTGATTGTAGAAGTTATAAACGTCATTGCCGAGGTACTTAACTGTGATGCAATGGTTCTGACTGAACAAGTAATATCAAACGATAAACAAATCAAAGCTGTGAAGCAGGCTTTCGACAGGCTGACACCAGCCGCCTGA